A region of Domibacillus sp. DTU_2020_1001157_1_SI_ALB_TIR_016 DNA encodes the following proteins:
- a CDS encoding DUF1292 domain-containing protein: MEEIQVGDIFTLADENDQEEEIEVLGTLKIDGTQYAAVSLVEELNEASEEDINVFFLKGENVEQLTVIEDDEEFEKVAAAFQEAEQG; this comes from the coding sequence ATGGAAGAGATTCAAGTAGGCGATATTTTTACGCTGGCAGATGAAAATGACCAAGAAGAAGAAATTGAAGTGCTTGGTACATTGAAGATTGACGGAACTCAATATGCAGCTGTTAGTTTGGTGGAAGAGCTTAACGAAGCTTCAGAAGAAGACATCAATGTGTTCTTTTTAAAAGGCGAAAATGTAGAGCAGTTAACGGTCATTGAAGATGATGAAGAATTTGAAAAAGTAGCTGCGGCGTTTCAAGAGGCTGAGCAAGGCTGA